One window of the Delphinus delphis chromosome 20, mDelDel1.2, whole genome shotgun sequence genome contains the following:
- the SALL1 gene encoding LOW QUALITY PROTEIN: sal-like protein 1 (The sequence of the model RefSeq protein was modified relative to this genomic sequence to represent the inferred CDS: deleted 1 base in 1 codon) produces MSRRKQAKPQHFQSDPEVASLPRRDGDTEKGQPNRTTKSKDAHVCGRCCAEFFELSDLLLHKKNCTKNQLVLIVNESSASPPETFSPSPTPDHPEEQMNDTANKTEQGDCSDLAEPHGPDREESMEVEAPAASKGASGPLSSGGDSSAPPSCSSGSSCPGTSAITTSLPQLGDLTTLGNFSVINSNVIIENLQSTKVAVAQFSQEARCSGASGGKLAVPALMDQLLALQQQQIHQLQLIEQIRHQILLLASQNTDLPTSSSPSPGTVRTSANPLSTLSSHLSQQLAAAAGLAQSLASQSASISGVKQLPPIQLPQSSSGNTIGPPHSGSSPSVHILAAAVPTPSSEKVASSAGASHAHAGNPAVSASSSPAFAISSLLSPASNPLLPQPAPANSVFPSPLPNIGTTAEDLNSLSALAQQRKSKPPNVTAFEAKSASDEAFFKHKCRFCAKVFGSDSALQIHLRSHTGERPFKCNICGNRFSTKGNLKVHFQRHKEKYPHIQMNPYPVPEHLDNIPTSTGIPYGMSIPPEKPVTSWLDTKPVLPTLTTSVGLPLPPTLPSLTPFIKTEEPAPIPISHSAASPPGSVKSDSGAPEPASRNPGGLPEEAEGSTGPPSSGKSEESGVVPSSAPTVSTGVLSSLASDVGPGSASTFTNPLLPLMSEQFKSKFPFGGLLDSAQASETSKLQQLVENIDKKATDPNECVICHRVLSCQSALKMHYRTHTGERPFKCKICGRAFTTKGNLKTHYSVHRAMPPLRVQHSCPICQKKFTNAVVLQQHIRMHMGGQIPNTPVPDSYPESMESDTGSFDEKNFDDLDNFSDENMEDCPEGSIPDTPKSADASQDSLSSSPLPLEMSSIAALENQMKMINAGLAEQLQASLKSVENGSVEGDVLTNDSSSVGGDMESQSAGSPAISESTSSMQALSPSNSTQEFHKSPSAEEKPQRAGASDFANGLSPTPVNGGALDLTSSHTEKIIKEDSLGILFPFRDRGKFKNTACDICGKTFACQSALDIHYRSHTKERPFICTVCNRGFSTKGNLKQHMLTHQMRDLPSQLFEPSSNLGPNQNSAVIPANSLASLIKTEVNGFVHVTTQDSKDTPTSHVPSGPLSSSATSPVLLPALPRRTPKQHYCNTCGKTFSSSSALQIHERTHTGEKPFACTICGRAFTTKGNLKVHMGTHMWNSAPARRGRRLSVDGPMTFLGGNPVKFPEMFQKDLAARSGSGDPSSFWNQYAAALSNGLAMKANEISVIQNGGIPPIPGSLGSGSSSPISGLTGNLEKLQNSEPSAPLAGLEKMASSENGTNFRFTRFVEDSKEIVTS; encoded by the exons ATGTCGCGGAGGAAGCAAGCGAAGCCTCAACATTTCCAATCCGACCCCGAAGTGGCCTCGCTCCCCCGGCGAGATG GAGACACAGAGAAGGGTCAACCCAACCGCACCACTAAGAGCAAGGATGCCCACGTCTGCGGCCGGTGCTGCGCCGAGTTCTTTGAATTGTCAGATCTTCTGCTCCACAAGAAGAACTGTACTAAAAACCAACTAGTTTTAATTGTAAATGAAAGTTCAGCGTCCCCGCCTGAAaccttctcccccagccccactccggATCATCCCGAGGAACAGATGAACGACACGGCTAACAAGACAGAGCAAGGAGACTGCAGTGACCTGGCGGAACCCCACGGACCGGACAGGGAAGAGTCCATGGAGGTGGAGGCCCCAGCGGCCAGCAAAGGCGCCAGCGGCCCCCTGAGCAGCGGTGGCGACAGCAGTGCCCCCCCAAGCTGCAGCAGCGGCAGCTCCTGCCCAGGTACCTCAGCGATCACAACCTCTCTACCTCAACTCGGGGACCTGACAACACTGGGCAACTTCTCTGTGATCAACAGCAACGTCATCATCGAGAACCTCCAGAGCACCAAGGTGGCGGTGGCCCAGTTCTCCCAGGAAGCGAGGTGCAGTGGGGCCTCCGGAGGCAAGCTGGCCGTCCCGGCCCTGATGGACCAGCTCTTAgctctgcagcagcagcagatCCACCAGCTGCAACTGATCGAACAGATTCGTCACCAAATATTGCTGTTGGCTTCTCAGAACACAGACTTGCCAACATCTTCTAGTCCTTCTCCAGGTACTGTACGAACATCTGCCAACCCCTTGTCCACACTCAGCTCCCATTTATCTCAGCAGCTGGCGGCAGCAGCTGGGTTAGCACAGAGCCTCGCTAGCCAATCTGCCAGCATCAGCGGTGTGAAACAGCTCCCCCCCATCCAGCTACCTCAGAGCAGTTCTGGCAACACCATCGGTCCACCCCACAGCGGCTCTTCCCCCAGCGTTCACATATTGGCGGCGGCAGTTCCCACCCCCTCCTCGGAAAAAGTGGCTTCGAGCGCGGGTGCCTCCCATGCCCATGCCGGCAACCCCGCAGTCTCGGCATCTTCCTCACCAGCTTTTGCAATAAGCAGTCTATTGAGTCCTGCATCTAATCCACTTCTACCTCAGCCGGCCCCTGCTAACTCGGTTTTCCCCAGCCCTTTGCCCAACATCGGAACGACGGCAGAGGATTTAAACTCCTTGTCTGCCTTGGCCCAGCAAAGAAAAAGCAAGCCACCAAATGTCACTGCCTTCGAAGCAAAAAGCGCTTCGGACGAGGCCTTCTTCAAACACAAGTGCAGGTTCTGTGCGAAGGTCTTCGGAAGCGACAGTGCCTTGCAGATCCACCTCCGTTCCCACACCGGAGAGAGGCCGTTCAAGTGCAACATCTGCGGGAACAGGTTCTCCACCAAGGGGAACCTCAAAGTCCACTTCCAGCGCCACAAAGAGAAATACCCTCACATCCAGATGAACCCCTATCCCGTGCCTGAGCATTTGGACAACATCCCGACCAGTACCGGCATCCCCTACGGCATGTCCATTCCTCCAGAAAAGCCGGTCACCAGCTGGCTAGACACCAAACCGGTCCTGCCCACTCTGACCACTTCAGTCGGCCTGCCGTTGCCCCCGACCCTCCCAAGCCTCACACCCTTCATCAAGACCGAAGAGCCAGCCCCCATCCCCATCAGCCATTCTGCCGCCAGCCCCCCGGGCTCCGTCAAAAGTGACTCCGGGGCTCCCGAGCCGGCCTCGAGAAACCCGGGTGGGCTCCCAGAGGAAGCGGAAGGTTCCACTGGGCCCCCCTCCAGTGGCAAAAGCGAAGAGAGCGGCGTGGTCCCCAGCTCAGCCCCAACCGTGAGCACTGGCGTGCTGAGCTCCCTAGCGTCCGACGTTGGCCCAGGCAGTGCCTCGACTTTCACCAACCCTCTGTTGCCGCTCATGTCCGAGCAGTTCAAGTCGAAGTTTCCTTTTGGGGGACTCTTGGACTCAGCCCAGGCCTCAGAGACATCCAAGCTTCAGCAGCTGGTCGAAAACATTGACAAGAAGGCCACTGACCCCAATGAGTGTGTCATCTGCCACCGGGTCCTCAGTTGTCAGAGCGCCTTGAAGATGCACTACCGCACCCACACCGGGGAGAGGCCCTTTAAGTGTAAGATCTGTGGCCGGGCCTTCACCACGAAAGGGAACCTGAAAACCCATTACAGCGTCCATCGTGCTATGCCCCCGCTCAGAGTCCAGCATTCCTGCCCCATCTGCCAGAAGAAGTTCACGAACGCCGTTGTCCTACAGCAGCACATCCGAATGCACATGGGGGGCCAGATTCCCAACACCCCGGTCCCTGACAGCTACCCCGAGTCCATGGAGTCTGACACGGGCTCCTTTGATGAGAAAAATTTTGATGACCTAGACAACTTCTCCGATGAAAACATGGAAGACTGTCCTGAGGGCAGCATCCCGGACACGCCCAAGTCCGCGGATGCGTCCCAAGACAGCCTGTCTTCCTCGCCTTTGCCTCTAGAGATGTCGAGCATCGCTGCTTTGGAAAATCAGATGAAGATGATCAATGCGGGCCTGGCAGAGCAGCTGCAGGCCAGCCTGAAGTCAGTGGAGAACGGGTCGGTCGAGGGGGACGTCCTGACCAACGATTCGTCCTCGGTGGGTGGTGACATGGAGAGCCAGAGTGCTGGCAGCCCGGCCATCTCAGAGTCTACCTCCTCCATGCAGGCTCTGTCCCCATCCAACAGCACCCAGGAGTTCCACAAGTCACCCAGCGCCGAGGAGAAGCCACAGAGAGCAGGGGCAAGCGACTTTGCCAATGGCTTGTCTCCCACCCCAGTGAACGGTGGGGCTTTGGATTTGACATCTAGTCACACAGAGAAAATCATCAAAGAAGATTCTCTGGGGATCCTCTTCCCTTTCAGAGACCGGGGTAAATTTAAAAACACTGCTTGCGACATTTGTGGCAAAACCTTTGCTTGTCAGAGTGCCTTGGACATTCACTACAGAAGTCATACCAAAGAGAGACCATTTATTTGCACAGTCTGCAATCGTGGCTTTTCCACCAAGGGTAATTTGAAGCAACACATGTTGACACATCAGATGCGAGATCTACCATCACAGCTCTTTGAGCCCAGTTCCAACCTTGGCCCCAATCAGAACTCGGCGGTGATTCCCGCCAACTCGTTGGCGTCTCTCATCAAGACAGAGGTCAACGGCTTCGTGCATGTGACGACTCAGGACAGTAAGGACACCCCCACCAGTCACGTCCCTTCTGGGCCTCTGTCATCGTCCGCCACGTCCCCAGTtctgctcccagctctgcccaggagGACCCCCAAACAGCACTACTGCAACACGTGTGGCAAGACCTTCTCCTCGTCGAGCGCCCTGCAGATTCACGAgagaactcacactggagagaaaccctttgCTTGCACTATTTGTGGAAGAGCTTTTACAACAAAAGGCAATCTTAAG GTACACATGGGCACTCACATGTGGAACAGCGCCCCTGCCCGCCGGGGTCGCCGGCTCTCCGTGGACGGCCCCATGACATTCCTAGGAGGCAATCCCGTCAAGTTCCCAGAAATGTTCCAGAAGGATTTGGCGGCCAGGTCAGGAAGTGGGGATCCTTCCAGTTTCTGGAATCAGTATGCAGCAGCGCTCTCCAATGGGCTGGCGATGAAGGCCAACGAGATCTCGGTCATTCAGAACGGCGGCATCCCTCCAATTCCTGGAAGCCTGGGCAGCGGGAGCAGCTCACCTATTAGTGGGCTGACGGGAAACCTGGAGAAGCTCCAGAACTCAGAGCCCAGTGCGCCCCTGGCTGGCCTGGAGAAGATGGCAAGCAGCGAGAATGGAACCAACTTCCGT TTCACCCGCTTCGTGGAAGACAGCAAAGAGATCGTCACCAGTTAA